A portion of the Armatimonadota bacterium genome contains these proteins:
- a CDS encoding PEP-CTERM sorting domain-containing protein: MRHQRHLSTGKPLTIAGLAALAALSAAQGMTNVGRIVIDQYKLVDANFPITVGPGARLIAHFEPNENFERQTCCKRENLRWIQTYFADPRVGGVSPPFPDQNRPIIDPRKDQRVPGAPTGKGDDLPFYDLTYPTFNDVDPNTNVLTNGSGVYYQDTPRVEPGQIRENVRVRLTTALVCVEERRMCVLGGFRWGFDVKNPGPNTLLPIGRMSEAEVRNNPFTSFNTALRADFPSDPQWTMLGAYRCGCMNWMNVEGVPEPSSLLALGGMAIMVVRRKRRYR, encoded by the coding sequence GTGAGACATCAGCGCCACCTTTCGACCGGGAAGCCTTTGACCATCGCCGGCTTGGCCGCTCTCGCCGCCTTGAGTGCCGCCCAGGGGATGACCAACGTCGGGCGGATCGTCATCGATCAATACAAGCTGGTGGACGCCAATTTCCCAATCACGGTCGGACCGGGAGCGCGGCTGATCGCCCACTTCGAGCCCAATGAGAACTTCGAGCGCCAGACCTGCTGTAAGCGCGAGAACCTGAGGTGGATCCAGACCTACTTCGCCGATCCACGTGTGGGAGGCGTTTCGCCGCCATTCCCAGACCAAAACAGGCCGATCATCGACCCGCGCAAGGATCAGCGCGTGCCCGGCGCGCCGACCGGAAAGGGCGACGACTTGCCCTTCTACGATCTGACCTACCCCACGTTCAACGACGTGGATCCCAACACGAACGTCCTGACCAATGGCAGCGGGGTTTATTACCAAGACACGCCGCGCGTGGAGCCGGGGCAGATTCGAGAGAACGTTCGGGTGAGGCTGACCACCGCCCTTGTTTGCGTCGAAGAAAGACGGATGTGCGTGCTTGGCGGTTTCCGTTGGGGTTTTGACGTCAAGAACCCCGGGCCGAACACTCTCTTGCCCATCGGCCGAATGAGTGAGGCCGAAGTCCGAAACAACCCGTTCACTTCCTTCAACACCGCCCTGCGCGCCGACTTTCCCTCCGATCCCCAGTGGACGATGCTGGGGGCCTACCGGTGCGGGTGCATGAACTGGATGAATGTGGAGGGCGTACCTGAGCCTTCGAGCCTGCTGGCGCTTGGGGGTATGGCGATCATGGTGGTCCGGCGCAAGCGGCGTTACCGGTAG
- a CDS encoding acyl-CoA dehydrogenase family protein, with amino-acid sequence MALTFDMDVLPGGAFLYRPPEKIFTVEDFSSDDRLMIETAEQFSRKEVLSAVDRLQVQEEGLMPSLIRQAGELGLLGTNAPEKYGGLGLGKNLSARILEFLSLDASFSVTAGVTSGIGVFGLSWFGTDAQKAQYLPPVVSGEWLSAYCLSEPNSGSDALAASTRADERGGKWILNGTKAWVSNAKWANLFLVMAKIDGERFSAFLVERNFPGVHIEREELKMGLKGSSTARVTLDNAEVPIESLLYEPGQGHRVALNALNLGRFKLSAMSLGPARQAMREAAAYALDRKQFGSPISEFGLIQQKFATMAALFYVAESMIYRTGASIDAAFEAHPDTPEGNRKAAEEYAIECSACKVFATEAESWIVDEAFQVFGGYGFTEEFPIARHYRDARVSRIYEGTNEINRVFIASRLHKLAEGGRASLEAAGDSFISKLAGKAMAQPPRDQIALGAQSDLVLLAYAEQSARLRARQSGAWAEELFKVAVPVLNQRAAAAFQRVTGEAVLLPQPEVNDLAEIAGRVYEFGGPLGT; translated from the coding sequence ATGGCGCTGACTTTTGACATGGACGTCCTTCCTGGCGGAGCCTTCCTCTATAGACCTCCTGAGAAGATCTTCACGGTCGAGGATTTCTCCTCCGACGATCGCCTGATGATCGAGACGGCGGAGCAGTTCAGCCGCAAAGAGGTGCTGTCGGCGGTCGACCGGCTGCAGGTGCAGGAAGAGGGCCTAATGCCCTCGCTCATCCGTCAGGCCGGCGAACTGGGCCTTCTCGGTACAAATGCGCCCGAGAAGTATGGTGGCCTGGGTCTTGGCAAAAACCTCAGCGCCAGGATTTTGGAGTTTCTGAGTCTGGACGCTTCGTTCAGCGTTACCGCCGGCGTGACCAGCGGAATCGGCGTGTTTGGACTCTCATGGTTTGGAACCGACGCACAGAAAGCCCAGTATCTGCCACCCGTCGTCTCCGGCGAGTGGTTGAGTGCCTATTGCCTGAGCGAGCCCAATAGCGGAAGCGACGCTCTGGCCGCCAGCACCCGTGCCGACGAGCGCGGAGGGAAGTGGATTCTCAACGGAACCAAGGCCTGGGTCTCGAACGCCAAGTGGGCGAACCTGTTCTTGGTGATGGCGAAGATTGACGGCGAACGGTTTAGCGCGTTCCTCGTGGAGCGCAACTTTCCCGGTGTTCACATCGAAAGGGAAGAGCTCAAGATGGGACTGAAGGGCTCTTCGACGGCCAGGGTCACTCTCGACAACGCCGAGGTTCCGATCGAGAGTTTGCTCTATGAACCTGGACAGGGGCATCGGGTCGCCCTCAACGCTTTGAACCTGGGCCGATTCAAGCTCTCCGCGATGTCGCTTGGGCCCGCGCGACAGGCCATGCGCGAGGCGGCGGCCTATGCCCTGGATCGGAAGCAGTTTGGCAGCCCGATTTCCGAGTTCGGCCTGATTCAGCAGAAGTTCGCGACGATGGCAGCGCTCTTCTACGTGGCGGAGTCCATGATCTATCGAACTGGAGCCTCGATCGACGCCGCCTTCGAGGCACATCCCGATACTCCCGAAGGCAACCGCAAGGCCGCCGAGGAGTACGCCATCGAATGCAGCGCCTGCAAAGTTTTCGCCACCGAGGCCGAGTCGTGGATCGTGGATGAGGCGTTCCAGGTGTTCGGCGGATATGGGTTCACTGAGGAGTTCCCGATCGCCAGGCACTACCGCGATGCGCGCGTGAGCCGCATCTACGAGGGGACGAACGAGATCAACCGGGTGTTCATTGCTTCGCGCCTCCACAAACTGGCCGAAGGAGGGAGAGCGTCATTGGAGGCTGCTGGGGACTCGTTCATCTCCAAACTTGCAGGCAAAGCCATGGCGCAGCCCCCTCGCGATCAGATTGCCCTTGGCGCTCAATCGGACCTCGTTCTGCTTGCTTACGCGGAGCAGTCGGCGCGCCTCAGGGCGAGGCAGTCCGGCGCTTGGGCGGAAGAGCTGTTCAAGGTGGCCGTGCCGGTCCTTAACCAGCGGGCAGCGGCGGCGTTTCAGCGGGTCACGGGAGAAGCGGTGTTGTTGCCGCAACCTGAGGTCAACGACCTTGCCGAGATTGCGGGAAGGGTCTATGAGTTTGGCGGCCCGTTGGGCACATAG
- the kdsA gene encoding 3-deoxy-8-phosphooctulonate synthase: protein MNVGPFQIGPNKLTLLGGPCLAESLDMCLQVAESLKTTCEKLGVNYIFKASFDKANRTSAGAGRGAGMEAGLGILAAVKETLGISATTDVHLPEQAAPVAEVADLLQVPAFLCRQSDLLEACAKSGRPVNVKKGQFLSPWDTQYIVKKLQAFGANGIMLTERGTTFGYNTLVVDMPGLEVMRSFGVPVCFDATHSAQRPGAAQGASGGNRDSIPAMARAAAAVGIDALFMEVHPDPANALSDKETQWPLADAERLLAEVHRIWQARRELS, encoded by the coding sequence ATGAACGTCGGCCCTTTCCAGATCGGCCCGAACAAGTTGACCTTGCTCGGCGGCCCCTGCCTTGCCGAGTCCCTCGACATGTGCCTTCAGGTGGCAGAATCGCTGAAGACCACCTGCGAGAAGCTGGGCGTCAACTACATCTTTAAGGCCTCGTTCGATAAAGCCAACCGTACGTCGGCTGGGGCGGGCCGAGGCGCGGGAATGGAAGCTGGGCTCGGGATTCTGGCGGCTGTGAAGGAAACGCTCGGGATCTCGGCCACCACGGACGTCCACCTCCCAGAGCAAGCGGCTCCCGTGGCCGAAGTGGCAGACCTGCTCCAGGTCCCCGCATTTCTCTGCCGGCAGTCGGACCTGCTGGAAGCCTGCGCAAAGTCTGGGAGGCCCGTAAACGTGAAGAAGGGCCAGTTCCTTTCGCCTTGGGACACTCAGTACATCGTCAAGAAGCTGCAGGCCTTCGGCGCAAACGGGATCATGCTGACCGAACGGGGCACCACCTTTGGCTATAACACGCTCGTGGTGGATATGCCGGGCCTTGAGGTGATGCGGTCGTTCGGTGTGCCGGTGTGCTTCGATGCGACGCATTCAGCCCAGCGCCCCGGCGCGGCGCAGGGGGCGTCCGGAGGAAATCGGGACTCCATCCCGGCGATGGCGCGCGCGGCAGCGGCAGTGGGGATCGACGCGCTCTTTATGGAAGTGCACCCAGACCCGGCTAACGCTCTGAGCGACAAAGAGACCCAGTGGCCGCTGGCCGACGCGGAGAGGCTGCTGGCTGAGGTCCACCGAATCTGGCAGGCGAGACGCGAATTATCCTGA
- a CDS encoding tetratricopeptide repeat protein translates to MISDIEALMEQGKWDEAETALVSFTFNHPENPQGHAYLGLCYERNHLFERAADQFQRAVALEPHYWEAGRKLFQCLDKLGRAREALNVARDVHNLRPSDKMIEQAIERLENELGESKIGVPPKVWRP, encoded by the coding sequence ATGATCAGCGATATCGAAGCCCTGATGGAACAGGGCAAATGGGACGAGGCCGAGACGGCCCTCGTCAGCTTCACTTTCAACCACCCCGAGAACCCTCAGGGACACGCCTACCTCGGGCTCTGTTACGAACGAAACCACCTCTTTGAGCGCGCGGCCGACCAGTTTCAGCGCGCCGTCGCCTTGGAGCCCCACTATTGGGAGGCGGGGCGCAAGCTGTTCCAGTGCCTGGACAAGCTTGGGCGCGCGCGGGAAGCTCTGAATGTGGCGCGCGACGTGCACAATCTGAGGCCCAGCGACAAGATGATCGAGCAGGCCATCGAGAGGCTCGAGAACGAGCTTGGAGAAAGCAAGATCGGCGTACCTCCAAAGGTCTGGCGACCCTAG
- a CDS encoding YajQ family cyclic di-GMP-binding protein — translation MAAKEFSFDIVSKADMMEVKNAVDQAQRELANRYDFRGTMASIELEKEEIALVADDEFRMGQLKDILISKLVKRGIDLRQLDYGKIEHGSGISIRQKVLLKQGISQDHARPLIKQIKDKGFKVQAQIQGDAVRVSGKEKDELQKTMAFVRGLDLPVPVNFENYR, via the coding sequence ATGGCAGCAAAGGAGTTTTCGTTCGACATCGTCAGCAAGGCCGACATGATGGAGGTCAAGAACGCCGTCGACCAGGCTCAGCGCGAGCTTGCCAACCGCTACGATTTCCGCGGCACGATGGCCTCCATCGAGCTTGAAAAGGAGGAGATCGCCCTGGTGGCCGATGACGAATTCCGCATGGGCCAGCTCAAGGACATCCTGATCAGCAAGCTCGTCAAGCGCGGCATCGACCTGCGCCAACTGGACTACGGCAAGATCGAGCATGGGTCGGGCATCTCCATAAGACAAAAGGTTCTCCTGAAGCAAGGAATCTCGCAGGACCACGCCAGGCCACTGATCAAACAGATCAAGGACAAGGGCTTCAAGGTCCAAGCGCAGATTCAGGGCGACGCGGTCCGGGTCTCTGGCAAAGAAAAGGACGAGCTGCAGAAGACCATGGCGTTCGTTCGCGGCCTCGATCTCCCCGTCCCAGTCAACTTCGAGAACTACCGGTAA
- a CDS encoding tetratricopeptide repeat protein: MSKIADIEALIASGLWEEAGLAAERLVQAQPAIPRAHYLHGICLAHQGRMAEASESFGRAFALDPRFWQAGAALARSLDCQGRYEEALEAAEQVSKERPSDQEILGLVRGLRRQVPERDLEGWQVSLKQSWWMIDLKGPEDDE; the protein is encoded by the coding sequence ATGTCGAAGATCGCGGACATCGAAGCGCTCATCGCAAGCGGCCTCTGGGAAGAGGCCGGCCTAGCCGCGGAACGGCTCGTGCAGGCTCAGCCCGCTATCCCTCGAGCGCACTATCTGCACGGGATCTGCCTGGCGCACCAGGGGCGAATGGCAGAGGCTTCCGAGAGCTTTGGCCGGGCGTTCGCGCTCGACCCCCGGTTCTGGCAGGCTGGGGCCGCGCTGGCCAGGAGCCTGGATTGCCAGGGCCGATACGAAGAGGCCCTGGAGGCAGCCGAGCAAGTCTCCAAAGAGCGGCCCAGCGATCAGGAGATTCTGGGGCTGGTGCGCGGGTTAAGGCGCCAAGTCCCTGAGCGCGACTTGGAAGGTTGGCAGGTATCCCTGAAACAAAGCTGGTGGATGATCGATCTCAAAGGCCCTGAAGATGACGAATAG
- the flhA gene encoding flagellar biosynthesis protein FlhA produces the protein MNSVQRLLKHTDLLLGVGLVMVVGMLILPLPHWGLDFGLVIALASAVMILLSAVNVTDPLQFSVFPSLLLITTLFRLALSIAATKLILGTGQAGQVIETFGNFVMGGDFVVGFVAFLILVIVQFVVITNGAGRVSEVVARFTLDAMPGKQMAIDADLAAGLIDEQEAKARRKQIKQEADFYGAMDGASKFVKGDAIAAVLIIVVNIIGGFAVGFMRGQGDAMTILKTYAVLSVGEGLVSQLPALLISTASGLMVTRAGQERSMGVEVAGQLLGQPKALGFSAGALAAMALVPGFPATIFLTISGVLFALYQFMKANPNALAPASEVMRAEAAVKAAAKEAAPSGPEAVMALLTVDPLEIEIGYGLTKLADTRVGGDLPERVSATRRQLASEMGFVMPTVRIRDSIHLKANEYIIKVRGEEVARAELYTDRVLAVDGGAVIYPIAGEHTKDPVFSLDAYWIDSAQSEQAERGGYTVIEPSAVLSTHLCEVAKTHAAELLTRQDVQVLLDNAKLTNEAAVSELVPNVLQIGDIQKVLQHLLRERVPIRDMVTILETMADFGTRVKDPDQLGELVRASVGRTITRQFLDTNNRLYCITFEPALERELAEKVHVTNFGSSLVLDPDMQRQVIDGIQSESDRAVAKGLQPVLICGAQLRLPMRRLLEKHVSNVPVISYNEVSAKAEVEFVGQVRAAA, from the coding sequence ATGAACAGCGTCCAGAGGCTCCTTAAGCACACCGACCTCCTCCTGGGTGTGGGGCTCGTCATGGTCGTGGGCATGCTCATCCTGCCGCTGCCCCACTGGGGGCTCGATTTCGGCCTCGTCATCGCGCTTGCCTCTGCGGTGATGATCCTCTTGTCAGCGGTGAACGTCACCGACCCCTTGCAGTTCAGCGTGTTCCCGAGCCTGCTGCTCATCACGACGCTCTTCCGGCTGGCCCTGAGCATCGCCGCGACCAAACTCATTCTGGGAACCGGGCAGGCCGGACAGGTCATCGAGACCTTTGGCAACTTCGTCATGGGCGGCGACTTCGTGGTCGGGTTCGTCGCGTTCCTGATCTTGGTCATCGTCCAGTTCGTGGTTATCACAAACGGCGCAGGCCGCGTCTCCGAGGTCGTCGCCAGGTTTACCTTGGACGCCATGCCCGGCAAGCAGATGGCCATCGACGCCGATCTTGCCGCCGGTCTCATCGACGAGCAGGAAGCTAAGGCCCGGCGTAAGCAGATCAAGCAGGAAGCCGACTTCTATGGCGCGATGGACGGCGCCTCCAAGTTTGTCAAGGGTGATGCGATCGCGGCTGTGCTCATCATTGTGGTGAACATCATCGGCGGGTTCGCTGTGGGGTTCATGCGCGGGCAGGGCGACGCGATGACGATCCTGAAGACCTACGCGGTTCTATCGGTTGGCGAGGGCCTGGTTTCGCAGCTTCCGGCACTGCTTATCAGCACGGCGAGCGGCTTGATGGTCACCCGCGCCGGACAAGAGCGCAGCATGGGAGTCGAGGTTGCCGGACAGCTCCTGGGGCAACCCAAGGCACTCGGATTCTCAGCTGGAGCGCTTGCGGCCATGGCCCTGGTGCCCGGGTTCCCCGCGACGATCTTCTTGACCATTTCAGGCGTGCTCTTTGCGCTGTACCAGTTCATGAAGGCGAACCCGAACGCGCTGGCCCCAGCCTCCGAAGTCATGAGAGCAGAAGCGGCGGTAAAGGCGGCTGCCAAGGAGGCAGCGCCCTCCGGCCCAGAGGCGGTGATGGCGCTGCTGACCGTTGATCCGCTTGAAATCGAGATCGGATACGGCCTGACAAAGCTGGCCGACACCCGCGTCGGGGGCGATCTTCCGGAGCGTGTGAGCGCCACTCGACGTCAGTTGGCTTCTGAGATGGGCTTCGTCATGCCGACGGTGCGCATCCGCGACAGCATCCACCTCAAAGCCAACGAATACATCATCAAAGTGCGCGGGGAAGAGGTCGCCCGCGCGGAGCTTTATACGGATCGGGTCTTGGCGGTTGACGGCGGGGCGGTCATCTACCCTATCGCCGGCGAGCACACCAAGGACCCGGTCTTTAGCCTCGACGCCTACTGGATCGATTCGGCCCAATCGGAGCAGGCCGAGCGTGGGGGCTACACGGTCATCGAGCCGAGCGCCGTGCTCTCGACCCACCTGTGCGAGGTCGCCAAGACGCATGCCGCAGAGCTGCTCACACGCCAAGACGTCCAGGTCCTGCTCGACAACGCCAAACTAACAAACGAGGCCGCGGTCAGCGAGCTGGTGCCCAACGTGCTCCAGATCGGCGACATCCAGAAGGTGCTCCAGCACCTCTTGCGCGAGCGCGTACCGATCCGCGACATGGTGACGATTCTGGAGACGATGGCGGACTTTGGCACGCGGGTCAAGGACCCCGACCAGCTTGGCGAATTGGTGCGCGCAAGCGTGGGCCGCACGATCACGCGGCAGTTCCTGGATACCAACAACCGGCTCTACTGCATCACCTTTGAACCGGCTCTGGAGCGGGAGCTCGCCGAGAAGGTGCACGTGACCAACTTCGGGTCCTCGCTGGTTCTCGACCCCGACATGCAGCGCCAAGTCATCGACGGAATCCAGTCAGAGTCCGATCGCGCGGTGGCAAAGGGGCTTCAGCCGGTCCTGATCTGTGGCGCACAGTTACGGCTACCGATGCGGCGGCTCTTGGAGAAACATGTGTCCAACGTGCCCGTGATCAGTTACAACGAGGTTTCGGCCAAAGCGGAGGTCGAATTCGTCGGCCAGGTGCGGGCGGCGGCTTGA
- a CDS encoding WecB/TagA/CpsF family glycosyltransferase has product MAVQTQATGQVRETVEILGMPVDRVSMEQAMERIAGFVASKQPQMVVTADSSGIVQAQTDPEFRSILEGADLVTPDSIGILWAARRKGKVLPERVSGVDLLDRICAKSADKGWRLYFLGAEPGVAEMAAEKLRLKYPGCNIVGTRHGYFPGDSDDIVAAEVAEFKPDVLFVAMGIPRQEKFIKRTIPIIGAPVAIGVGGSFDVFSGKTRRAPKLIQKLSLEWLWRTVMNPRKWRKALALPRFAWLVLRSR; this is encoded by the coding sequence ATGGCCGTTCAAACACAGGCTACGGGGCAGGTTCGAGAGACCGTCGAGATTCTGGGCATGCCCGTCGATCGAGTGTCGATGGAGCAGGCCATGGAGCGCATTGCCGGTTTCGTCGCGTCGAAGCAGCCCCAAATGGTGGTCACCGCCGACTCCAGCGGCATCGTTCAGGCTCAGACCGATCCGGAATTCAGGAGCATCTTGGAAGGCGCCGATCTGGTGACCCCGGACAGCATTGGAATCCTCTGGGCGGCAAGGCGAAAGGGCAAGGTGCTTCCCGAACGCGTGAGCGGCGTCGACCTCCTGGATCGGATTTGCGCCAAGAGCGCCGACAAAGGCTGGAGGCTCTATTTCCTTGGCGCGGAGCCTGGCGTCGCCGAAATGGCGGCCGAAAAGCTCCGCCTGAAGTATCCGGGATGCAACATCGTGGGCACCCGTCACGGCTATTTTCCCGGTGACAGCGACGACATCGTCGCAGCTGAAGTTGCCGAGTTCAAACCCGACGTGCTTTTCGTTGCTATGGGGATCCCGCGCCAGGAGAAGTTCATTAAGCGCACCATTCCGATCATCGGCGCGCCAGTCGCCATCGGCGTAGGCGGTTCCTTCGACGTCTTCAGCGGCAAAACGCGCCGAGCGCCGAAGCTCATTCAGAAGCTCTCGCTGGAATGGCTCTGGCGAACGGTGATGAACCCGCGAAAATGGCGCAAGGCTCTTGCCCTCCCGAGGTTTGCATGGCTAGTGCTCCGAAGCCGATAA
- a CDS encoding prepilin-type N-terminal cleavage/methylation domain-containing protein → MKKAFTLIELLVVIAIIAILAAILFPVFAQAKEAAKKATCISNQKQCAISTILYASDYDDYFPMSAYILAPLPPDPRLRVFSVYDAVEPYMKNNGVFNCASYSPGIDWKNRVETAPPLPGALTTAGSFQYAGYVPNLGVFGESFCALPIASLRVYTPTTTVTAMPIPAETIMFFDGYMRKAARLNYYNFPGMARHAEGLVVNFTDGHAKWYKYSGIPTGGSTAGVATALRPTYYSWNTGPLLKNEADLEMWPANTVYNDLHGIPGTAITDSEDYACP, encoded by the coding sequence GTGAAAAAAGCCTTTACCCTGATCGAGCTGCTTGTCGTGATAGCCATCATCGCGATCCTTGCAGCGATTCTCTTCCCTGTGTTCGCCCAGGCCAAAGAGGCCGCGAAGAAGGCTACTTGCATCAGCAACCAGAAGCAGTGCGCCATCAGCACCATCCTGTACGCCTCGGATTACGACGACTATTTCCCGATGAGCGCCTACATCCTGGCGCCTCTGCCGCCCGATCCTCGGCTCCGCGTGTTCTCGGTCTATGATGCCGTCGAGCCCTACATGAAGAACAACGGCGTCTTCAACTGCGCGAGCTATTCGCCGGGCATCGACTGGAAAAATCGGGTCGAGACCGCTCCCCCACTTCCCGGCGCCCTGACGACGGCAGGGTCCTTCCAATATGCCGGCTACGTGCCAAACCTCGGGGTCTTTGGAGAGAGCTTCTGCGCGCTGCCCATCGCCTCCTTGCGGGTCTACACGCCTACGACGACCGTCACCGCGATGCCCATCCCGGCGGAGACCATCATGTTCTTCGACGGCTACATGCGCAAGGCCGCACGGCTGAACTACTACAACTTCCCGGGCATGGCACGCCATGCGGAGGGCCTCGTGGTGAACTTCACCGACGGGCACGCCAAGTGGTACAAGTACTCCGGCATCCCGACAGGTGGCTCGACGGCGGGCGTCGCGACCGCGCTTCGGCCAACCTACTACTCGTGGAACACCGGCCCGCTCCTGAAGAACGAGGCCGATCTTGAGATGTGGCCGGCGAACACGGTCTATAACGACCTTCACGGCATTCCGGGAACGGCCATCACCGACTCGGAAGACTACGCCTGTCCGTAA
- a CDS encoding carbohydrate ABC transporter permease has translation MRKSRAERVFSYLFLTLGRLMMALPFYYMVVTSLKSNTEAAEPVVSLFVKQPTVKPYTDLLDAGLVLQATWNSFLIALPLTFGSMFFCLLAGYAFAKHRFPGRNGIFLMLLSTMMIPGSVLLIPSFLLYRDLGWLDSWTPLIVPGLAGAFGVFLARQFVGKIPDSLIECAKLEGCSEWGIFRSIIVPLSKPLLATLAILTFLGSWNSFMGPLIFLLDEKKYTLPLVVAMLQGRFPGNENIQMAGALISILPVLVVFFVFQRQIVESLASSGLKEG, from the coding sequence ATGAGAAAGAGCCGCGCCGAACGTGTGTTCAGCTACCTCTTCCTGACCCTCGGCCGGCTGATGATGGCCTTGCCCTTCTATTACATGGTGGTGACCTCGCTGAAGTCGAATACAGAGGCCGCCGAGCCCGTAGTCAGCCTGTTCGTCAAGCAGCCCACCGTCAAGCCCTACACCGACCTGCTCGACGCGGGACTGGTGCTCCAGGCCACGTGGAACAGCTTCCTTATTGCCCTGCCGCTCACGTTCGGCAGCATGTTTTTCTGTCTATTGGCGGGCTATGCGTTCGCCAAACACCGCTTCCCTGGGCGCAACGGCATCTTCCTGATGCTCCTCTCGACGATGATGATCCCGGGTTCGGTGCTCCTGATCCCCTCGTTCCTGCTCTATCGCGATTTGGGATGGCTGGATAGCTGGACGCCGCTGATCGTGCCGGGCTTAGCGGGGGCGTTCGGGGTGTTCTTGGCCAGACAGTTCGTGGGCAAGATCCCCGACAGCCTGATCGAGTGCGCCAAGCTGGAGGGCTGCAGCGAGTGGGGCATCTTCCGCTCGATCATCGTGCCCCTCAGCAAGCCCCTTCTGGCGACGCTGGCAATTCTGACGTTCCTTGGCTCCTGGAACAGCTTTATGGGGCCGCTGATCTTCCTGCTAGACGAGAAGAAGTACACGCTGCCCTTGGTGGTCGCGATGCTGCAGGGCCGCTTCCCGGGCAATGAGAACATCCAGATGGCAGGCGCGCTGATCTCGATCCTGCCGGTGCTGGTGGTGTTCTTCGTGTTCCAGCGGCAAATCGTCGAAAGCCTGGCAAGTAGTGGATTGAAAGAGGGGTGA
- a CDS encoding cob(I)yrinic acid a,c-diamide adenosyltransferase yields the protein MKIYTKTGDLGESGLVGGQRISKQSALLEAIGDVDELNAWIGACRTASTISELNKDLQVVQNLLFEIGAELATPQESRFVNETLSDSHVQYLEGSIDRLSEALSPLRSFILPGGTELAARLHTARAVCRRAERSVVAIANAGGARPVVLQFLNRLSDWLFVAARTANHVDGVEDVKWVSEASES from the coding sequence ATAAAGATCTACACCAAAACCGGCGACTTGGGGGAGAGCGGGCTGGTAGGCGGCCAGCGCATCTCCAAACAGAGCGCCCTGCTTGAGGCCATTGGAGACGTCGATGAACTCAATGCCTGGATCGGAGCCTGCCGAACCGCAAGCACGATCTCCGAGCTGAACAAAGACCTTCAGGTGGTCCAGAACCTCTTGTTCGAGATCGGCGCGGAACTGGCGACCCCGCAAGAAAGCAGGTTCGTCAATGAAACCCTTTCCGATTCGCACGTCCAATACTTGGAAGGCTCGATCGACAGACTGTCTGAGGCGCTTTCGCCGCTCAGGAGTTTCATCCTGCCCGGGGGCACGGAACTGGCGGCGCGGCTGCACACGGCAAGGGCCGTTTGCCGCAGGGCAGAGCGCTCGGTCGTTGCCATCGCAAACGCTGGAGGCGCCAGACCGGTCGTTCTTCAGTTTCTGAATCGGCTGTCGGACTGGCTTTTCGTGGCGGCGCGAACGGCCAACCATGTTGATGGCGTCGAAGACGTAAAGTGGGTCTCGGAGGCAAGCGAATCGTGA